GGTCAATCTGCGCCGGTTGCAATAAAAAATCTACCAAATTGTAACGGGGATCAAATACCAGTTCAACAGCCGGAAAAACAGACAATTCGCGTTTGCTGTTTTGTGCCACAATAACCGACAACTCTTTGTAAACTGATACCTTTTTTTCAAGTACACATGGCTCTTCAAACGCCTGAAAAAAATCTGATTCTAAATTTACCGGCATCACTCCCCGACCATCGTAACCATCCCGCGCCAGTTTGAGAAAGGCGGGTAAAAAACCGGCATACCGGTAGAGGTCTTCTTTGGAATCAATCCTGACAAACGGGGAAGTCGGCAGGTTATGTTTGGCAAAAAATTCTTTTTGTGTCCGTTTGTCCTGAATAATTCTGACTACTTCGGGCTGTGGATATACTTCAACCCCCAATGCCGACAAAGCTTCCAGTGCTTCAACATTGACTTTTTCAATTTCAATAGTAATCAAATCAAGCTCTTTTCCGAAATTGTAAACCGTTTCATAGTCCTGTAAGGAACCGACCACAAACCGGGAGGCGAGATTTCGGCAAGGCGCAGAGGGGTCGGGATCTAAAACATGCAACTCAATATCAAAATCAATCCCAGATTGTATCAACATTCTCCCCAGTTGCCCGCCTCCTAAAATACCTGTTTTCTTCATAACAGTTTGTTTGATTTGCAAATGTACAACTTATGAATTTGGAAACATTGAGCTATATCTTAATTAATTAATGCCAGTAAGAGTTGTTCAAAACTTGAAATACAAAAGCCCAATGTTGTAACAAATAACTACATTGGGCTTTTGTATTTCAAAAATTAATAAATGATTGTTGCTTCAAAAACTAATTCATTTATTCTTGCTCTACATAATGTAGCTCAAACTTCACATTAAATATATTTTCAAGTCGGGCAAGCAGTCTGATATTTATTAAACGTTCAGCTTTAAATAGTTGGGTTAAGTGTCCTTGAGAGGTTTTTAATTCTTTGGCCAACTGCTTTGATGTGATGTTCCTGTTTTCCATCAATGTATTAATAACACCCATAAAACGCAATTGTACGCGTTCAGCCATAAACTGAACCTGCTCCTCCTCAGATGAAAAGGCATACAAGCCTTGCATATAATCATGCAAGGCTTGCTGAGCCTTAATCAGTGAAGCTTTTTCGACATCTGTGTTCTCATTGGTTGAATTAGATTCAATGTCCTTTAAAATCAAACTCATAAGTAGATATAGTTTCTATAAGTGTCTTGATCTTCTTGTCAATCTTTTGGCTTTTCTTGTTATGCTCTTTAATAAGTACTATATTCTTGTATCCGTCTTTCATGATAAACTCTGCACAGTAAATTCTATTGGGCTGATTTGCAAATTTCATTGCAGTTATATGTCCTGCATTTTTAGTAACTTTTTCTTTTAAATAAAGTTCATTGTTATACCTGTTGTTAAATATTTCCTCTAAAATTCGTCTAAATTTTTTCTTATTGTTTTCTAATACTGCTAATATTCCATTAAAATTTGTTACATCAATGTATATCAAAATTTTGTTTTTACCTTGATACTCCAAGGGTATCAAGTTTAAGGGTAATTCGAGGACATCTCGTTTAGACATGTTCTAATAATTTTGTTTTTTTTCATTGATTTAGATTTGTTAGTGAAATTATCTATTTTTGAATGCAAAGATAGCTCCTATATTATATTCTTTCAAACAAATTTAAAATCTTTAGGGCAAAATGGATAAGTTATCTCTAAATTTAAGGAGTTAACAGCCCGCCATTGTACTTGAAAAAAATGTGATTAAATCAATTTATGGGAATTATTCAAAGGCAAGGCATATTGGGAACCTTTGCTTCTTATTTAGGTGTGCTGATCGGCATGTTTAATGTGCTTTGGTTATACCCAAAATTTCTAAAACCTGAAGAAATTGGCTTATTACGTGGTCTGACCGATGCTGCATCTATCGCAGTTCCTTTCATTGTGCTGGGAATACCCCCCCTTTGTATCCGGTATTTCCCTTTGTTTAAGAACGAATCAGCAAAACACTACGGGCTTTTTACTTTCATGTTAATAGTACCCTTGGTTGGTTTTTTGGTATTTACCGGCATTTTCTTCCTGAGTTCTGACCGGTTGTTTGAATTTTTCTCCGAAAAATCACCTCTCTTTTCAGAATACCTGTATTTGTTGCCTTTGCTTTGTTTTTTTATGATGTATTATTCCGTGCTTGAAAGCTACAGCAGAAGTTTGCACAGAATAGCTATTCCGGTATTTATCAATGATAGTTTGATTCGATTGGGCATTACAATCCTTGTTTGTATGTATGCTGCCGGATGGTTGACACAAAACAGGTGGATTAGTTTTTACACATTAAATTACGGCATTGCGTTGCTGTTGCTTGCAGGATATTTAATTAGAAATGGACATTGGCTAACCCCTTTTAAGATTGACAAAACGGTATTACAAAGGATACCTGAAATGGGCAATTATGCTTTTTTCGTTTTGTTGGGTAGTGTTGGAGCCATGTTGGTTGGGAAAATAGACAGTTTAATGGTCATTAAACTTGCCGGGTTATCAGATGGAGGGGTATATAGTATTGCCTTGTTTATCGGAACGGTTATCGAAATTCCGAGGAGGGTGCTGAGTCAGATTTCTGCCCCTTTGGTTGCAAATCAAATTGCTCAAAACAAAATGCAGGACATCGCAGCATTGTACAAACGCATTTCTATCAATCAAACCTTAGCCGGTTTGTTGTTAATAATATGTATCTGGGCAAATATTGACAATTTGTTTTTGTTGATGCCGAATGGTGCTGTTTATTCTTCCGGCAAATATGTGGTCTTGTTTATCGGATTGGCTAAACTGATTGATATGTGTACGAGTATTAACAACGAAATCATCACCTTGTCCAAATACTACAGGGTTCATTTAGCAATGATGCTTTTTTTAGTTACGCTTACCATATTGACCAATCTCCTGCTTATTCCACGTTTCGGCATAACCGGTGCTGCCTTTGCTTCATTAGTGGCTTTGTTTGTTTTTAATCTGTTGAAATACCTGTTTATTTGGTTAAAAATGAACATGCAACCATTTTCAATTCAAACGGGAATTGCTTTTTTGGTTGCCGCCATCGCATTTGCTGCCCAATACTTTTTGCCTTTTGTTTTCAATGTTTGGGCCGATTTGTTCTTTCGTGTTTTGATCATTTCCGGATTATTTATAGCGATGACTCTGTGGTTGAACATCAGCCCGGATGCTAATTTGATGGCGAAAAGGTTGGTTAGGAAATTAACCGGAAATTGATATGCCCATTTATTGAGAGATGTGAAAAGAATAATGACCAAACACATACAACTAGTTCGAAAGATTTTATATTCATTTCCTCTCGTTGGGAAGAAAACTTACCGCACCACCGCCACCTTACCCCGCACCAACACTGAGCCCGATTGTGCTACGGTATAAACATACACCCCCTCCGGCAAATGTGCCACTGATACGGTTTTACTCGTTTGCCCTACGGTAAAGGTTGTTTCGAGGACGGTCTGACCGGTGAGGGAGAGGAGTTTTACCCCCAATTCCCCCTCTACCCCCCAGCCCCCTGAAGGGGGAGTTAAGCCTTCGGTAAAGGCAAAGGTCAGGGTGTTTTGGGCGGGGTTGGGGTAAACTATTAAAGAACCCACCCCAAACCCCTCCGAGGAGGGGATTTCAGAAACGCCCACCGTCTGCACGACCACCTCTTGTGAATAAACCGAGGTGTCCTGACAGACTATCAGGGTGAGAGTAACGGGGTAGCTGCCGTTTTCTGTGTATTCGTGGGTGGGGTGTTCTGCGGAGATGGCGGGGCTTCCGTCTCCAAAATCCCATGTGTAGCAGCCGCCTAGGGCGATGTAGGCATTTTGGCTTAGGTTGGTAAATTGGAGGATGCCGCCAAAATCTTGGTAACTGAACGCTGCCTGCGGATTGGGAGCGAAGCCGAGGCAAACAGATTGGGTAAGGGTGGAAGTATCGTTGCAAACTATTGCTTGCAAGGTAACGCCATAAATACCCTCGGTTTGGTAGGTGTGTGGAATAGTGTTAGCACTACAAGCGGCGTAGCCTTGCCCGCAG
This is a stretch of genomic DNA from Sphingobacteriales bacterium. It encodes these proteins:
- a CDS encoding 5-(carboxyamino)imidazole ribonucleotide synthase, giving the protein MKKTGILGGGQLGRMLIQSGIDFDIELHVLDPDPSAPCRNLASRFVVGSLQDYETVYNFGKELDLITIEIEKVNVEALEALSALGVEVYPQPEVVRIIQDKRTQKEFFAKHNLPTSPFVRIDSKEDLYRYAGFLPAFLKLARDGYDGRGVMPVNLESDFFQAFEEPCVLEKKVSVYKELSVIVAQNSKRELSVFPAVELVFDPRYNLVDFLLQPAQIDPQTEKEAQEIALQVIQKLDMVGVLAVELFLTADKQILINEIAPRPHNSGHQTIEANYTSQYQQHWRAILGLPLGDTGLKSPAAMLNLVGAEFYNGDAVYKGLEEALQIPRTYIHIYGKKTTKPGRKMGHITLLDSNILHLLEQTKLLKDKVRVVAKTPEL
- a CDS encoding oligosaccharide flippase family protein, which translates into the protein MGIIQRQGILGTFASYLGVLIGMFNVLWLYPKFLKPEEIGLLRGLTDAASIAVPFIVLGIPPLCIRYFPLFKNESAKHYGLFTFMLIVPLVGFLVFTGIFFLSSDRLFEFFSEKSPLFSEYLYLLPLLCFFMMYYSVLESYSRSLHRIAIPVFINDSLIRLGITILVCMYAAGWLTQNRWISFYTLNYGIALLLLAGYLIRNGHWLTPFKIDKTVLQRIPEMGNYAFFVLLGSVGAMLVGKIDSLMVIKLAGLSDGGVYSIALFIGTVIEIPRRVLSQISAPLVANQIAQNKMQDIAALYKRISINQTLAGLLLIICIWANIDNLFLLMPNGAVYSSGKYVVLFIGLAKLIDMCTSINNEIITLSKYYRVHLAMMLFLVTLTILTNLLLIPRFGITGAAFASLVALFVFNLLKYLFIWLKMNMQPFSIQTGIAFLVAAIAFAAQYFLPFVFNVWADLFFRVLIISGLFIAMTLWLNISPDANLMAKRLVRKLTGN
- a CDS encoding helix-turn-helix transcriptional regulator, which produces MSLILKDIESNSTNENTDVEKASLIKAQQALHDYMQGLYAFSSEEEQVQFMAERVQLRFMGVINTLMENRNITSKQLAKELKTSQGHLTQLFKAERLINIRLLARLENIFNVKFELHYVEQE